The following proteins come from a genomic window of Triticum aestivum cultivar Chinese Spring chromosome 6A, IWGSC CS RefSeq v2.1, whole genome shotgun sequence:
- the LOC123129236 gene encoding uncharacterized protein, which yields MDPSQMMPRSFPMWPPPPPPAASDAMPPPPLPLPQPFLAPPQPNRGWKRKNNPNNNPNLAGGGAYQPPAIGDLQVQNRAKARRWFNNPNNAGGGGNPNNAGGRKYFFPKSNKGGNKAKAPRNTTSFIIRAKRAGGIASLVSPCPVTPAVLPTPRISPSREGLSDMAQQQWGVDGYGSMKGLIRLRASSPRHPDAEGDDDDSSSGSDVEEHVEVERRLDHDLSRFEMVYPGGMANGAAGYVLEDLDDEYDQDVHVARLEEENLTLKERLFLMEQEVGDMRRRLEAIEARFAGADGVAAAGSADNAALVLQQRADADAENGVDAAPVAGDAVIVSLEDANANASGAENANLLEKAKGDAASASDDTVEDALKIDTEMDVAASASANAVEFALKNDTEMGVAASASANAVEFALKNDTEMGDAGNLVEEALENVTAMADAVSGADNAVKESDMNRGDVEQEKSGEDMAGAGSEKNAEMADTTGSGEEEGKEQA from the coding sequence ATGGATCCCAGCCAGATGATGCCCCGTAGCTTCCCCAtgtggccgccgccgcccccgcccgccgcctccgacgccatgcctcccccgccgctgccgctgccccaGCCCTTCCTCGCCCCGCCCCAGCCCAACCGCGGCTGGAAGCGCAAGAACAACCCCAACAACAACCCCaacctcgccggcggcggcgcctaCCAGCCCCCCGCCATCGGCGACCTGCAGGTGCAGAACCGCGCCAAGGCCCGCCGCTGGTTCAACAACCCCAAcaacgccggcggcggcggcaacccCAACAACGCCGGCGGCCGCAAGTACTTCTTCCCCAAGTCCAACAAGGGGGGCAACAAGGCCAAGGCGCCGCGCAACACCACCTCCTTCATCATCCGGGCCAAGCGGGCGGGGGGCATCGCCTCGCTCGTCTCCCCCTGCCCCGTCACCCCCGCCGTGCTCCCCACCCCGCGCATCTCCCCCTCCCGCGAGGGCCTCTCCGACATGGCCCAGCAGCAGTGGGGCGTGGACGGATACGGCTCCATGAAGGGCCTCATCCGCCTCCGAGCCTCCTCCCCACGCCACCCCGACGCCGAAGGGGATGACGACGACTCCAGCAGCGGCAGCGACGTCGAGGAGCACGTCGAGGTCGAGCGCCGCCTCGACCACGACCTCAGCCGCTTCGAGATGGTCTACCCCGGCGGGATGGCCAACGGAGCCGCCGGCTACGTCTTGGAGGACCTCGACGATGAGTACGACCAGGACGTGCACGTCGCcaggctcgaggaggagaacctGACTCTCAAGGAGAGGCTCTTTCTCATGGAGCAGGAGGTCGGTGACATGAGGCGCCGTCTCGAGGCCATCGAGGCGCGCTTTGCAGGGGCCGACGGGGTTGCTGCTGCTGGCAGCGCCGACAATGCTGCTCTTGTCCTCCAGCAGAGGGCTGATGCTGATGCTGAGAATGGCGTTGATGCCGCGCCTGTTGCAGGCGATGCTGTAATTGTTTCTCTGGAAGATGCTAATGCTAATGCTTCTGGTGCTGAAAATGCTAATCTACTTGAGAAAGCGAAGGGTGATGCTGCCTCTGCTTCTGATGACACTGTTGAGGATGCTCTGAAGATTGACACTGAGATGGATGTTGCTGCCTCTGCTTCTGCTAACGCAGTTGAATTTGCTCTGAAGAATGACACTGAGATGGGTGTTGCTGCCTCTGCTTCTGCCAACGCAGTTGAGTTTGCTCTGAAGAATGATACTGAGATGGGTGATGCTGGCAACTTGGTTGAGGAGGCTCTGGAGAATGTCACGGCGATGGCTGATGCCGTTTCTGGTGCTGATAATGCAGTCAAGGAGTCTGACATGAACAGGGGTGATGTAGAGCAGGAGAAAAGTGGTGAGGACATGGCCGGTGCAGGTTCAGAGAAgaatgcagagatggctgatactACTGGAAGTGGAGAGGAAGAGGGCAAGGAGCAGGCCTGA